The DNA region GGTCATGCGGTTGTAGAGGCCGATGCCGACGGCGATGGCCGCGGGCACACCGGTCAGCACCAGACCCGAGGCCGCACCCAGCGGGATGCCGATGGCCGCACCGGCGACACAGCCCGCGATGCCGGTCGGCACCGACATGATCACGACACCGGCGATGGCACCGCCCGCAGCGCCCAGGGCGCAACCGGCGACACCGCCGATGAGGGTGCCGAGCAGGGTGCCCATGGAGGTGGACAGACCGAACTGGTTGACCGCGGCCGACATGGCGGCGTCCTGGTCGGCCTGGCTGGCGACGTCGTGCAGGGCGGGAGCGGGCAGCGCGGGAGCGGGGAAGGCGGCGGCCGGGTCCAGGTTCGGGGTGAAGGTGGCGGTGTTGCCGTCGATCTGGGCGGCCACCGGGTGGGCCACGTCGCCGGTCACGAAGTTCAGCGGGAACGAGGTCACCACGGCACCGTCGGCGGCACGCACCTGGAACTGGCCGTTATCGGTGGTGAGCGAGCCCGCGTCGGTCTTCAGGACCACGGACGCGCCGTCGATCTCGGTGTCCCAGTGGATCCCCTCGGCGGGGGCCGCGGCGGGGGCGGCGTAGGCGGTGCCGGCGGAAACGCCGACGGCCGCGATGGCGAGGGCCGAGGTGGCGGCAAACTTCTTGAAACGCATTACTTTTCGTCGCTTTCTTCACTGGGCGCTTCCCTCTTGGGAGCGAGGTCCTCATCGAGCACCCGAGACAAGATAAGCCAGCAAATGTTGCCTATTTGTTGCCAAATCGTGGCGAAAACGGTCCGAAACGTATGTTTTGCGTAAATGCGGTATTTGCCGACCGTGTGTTCGGTGATCTAGGCAACTCTCCGCAATGCAAAAGGGCCCGCGTCACACCCCTTGGAGGGAGGGTGACCGCGGGCCGCTCTCGCGAATGACCGGCTACTGCTCGGCCGGGTTGTTGATGCGGTTGAGGAAGATGATGCCGACGATGATCGCGGCAGGCACACCGACCAGGATCAGGCCCGCGGCCGCACCCAGGGTGATGCCGGTGGCGGCGCCGGCGAGCGCGCCGGGGATCGACAGCACGCCGCCGCCGGCCAGGCCGCCGATCAGCAGGCCGAGGGTGCCGCCGATGACGGTGCCGATCAGGGTGCCGATGGCGGTGGCCAGGCCGAACTCGGTGGCCGCGGCCGAGACCGCGTCATCGAAGCTCTGCTGCTTGGCAGTGGTCACGTCGTGCAGCGGCAGGCTGGTCGGGCGCGCGGCGGCCGGGTCGGTGTTCGGCGTCAGGGTGGCGCGCAAGCCTTCGACGCTGGCCTGGATCGGGTAGTCGAGGTCCTCGACGGTGAACGACAGCGGGACCGCGGCGACCACGATGCCGTTGTCGTCGCGCACCTGGAGCTGACCGTTGTCGGTGGTCATCGAGCCCTTGTCGGTGTCGACGACGATGGCGTTGCCCTCGATCCGGGCGTTCCAGTGGATGGCGGGGGCGACCTGGCCGATGCCCTGGTTCACGCCGTCGATGAGCGAGGGCAGAACCGGGACGGGGGCCGGGGCGGGCGCGGGCTCGGCGTAGGCGACGCCGGCGGTGACGCCAAGGGCGGAGATGACCAGCGCGGAGGTGGCGGCAATTTTGCTGAACTGCATGACTTCTGGCTTTCTGGCGGGCGGAACTTCCACCGGGTGGGCCCGGGAGAGCGGAAGGGACGCAGGTTCAACCATCCTTGGGCGGGCGTCCAATAAGAATCTACTGAGAAGTAGCTATCAATGCCGCATTTGATAGCGGACATCACTCAGTGCCAGAATCAGTGACTCACACCACTATTCGACTCCGCGCTCAGCGGCGGAAGCGCGCCCGCAACTGCGGATCGTTCTCCCACCACAACCCGGTCGACTCCGGCTCGACCTCCTCGACCGCATCCAGCTCGGCATCCATCTCACCGGCCTTGCGCTTCTCGTCATCGGCGAAACGACGCATCACGACCAGCGAATAGATCAGACCCAGCAGATCCCCCAGCAGCCACAGAATGCCCGCGCCGATCGTCTGATCCAACCGCACATCCGGACCCCAAGTACGGCCCAGCGCACCGTAATACCCGGCCGCCACCAGCGGGCCCAGCCACAGCACGATCCCCAGAATGCCGTCCGCGAGCGACTCCCCCACCGTGATCAGCAGCGACAACCCCTGCGTGAAATGCCGCGGCACCGGATCGATCTGCAAACGCGAGTAGAAGTACACGAACCCGATGGCCACCACCAGGATTCGAGTGAACGCGTCGACCCCACCGTGCCGCAACACCGCCTCGAACCACGGCGAGAGGAACAACACCCACGGCAGCAACAGGATCAGCACCGAGGCCGTCGCCGGATGGGTGAGTATCCGGGCGACCTCACCGGAAAGCATGGCGTCCAGCGCTTCCGCCCCGCAGGGCCCAGCGCCGCACGCAACACCGTGAACGGCGCTCCGGCCGCGAGCGCGAACGGCACCACATAGAGCAGCAACAGCACCTGCAGCGCACGCACCCAGAACAAGGTGTCGGAGTAGACCCCCGGCATCCCGATCCCGGAGTACAGCCACACCCCCAGCCCGGCGACGCCGAAGTACACGGCCCGGCTCACCGGAAGCTGTTCCCCGCGGCGGCGGCCGATCAGGAAGCAGGCCAGGTACGCGACCCCCAGCAGCGCGGTGACCAGCAGCGTCGAGGTGTCCCACCGCCATGCGCTCACCACGCTGCTCAGGTGCAGCGGTGTTTGGATCTGATCCACGGCACCAAGTATGCGCCGCCGCGCACCGGCGACCGCGGCGGCTACCGGGTGATGAGCCGGCGGTAGGTCACCCGGTCGAATTCGCGGCCGCGTTCGTCGACGGCGACGACGTCCATCTCGCTGGCGAACACACCGGGCCGGACGTCCACGCGGATGAACGAGTACCTGCTGAATCGCACCCGCGACCAGGCGGCCGCCTCCACCTTTGCCTTGCCGTCGGATCCCCACAGGGTGCTCTCCGGCACGAACGTGTCGGGCTTCTCGTTGCCGCGGTACGAGTCTCCGGCGGCGAAGGTCCCGTGTGCGGCGCCGCCACCACCCACCACGTAGTAGACGGTCCCGTCGGTGTCGGGGTAGACGATGGAGTTGTCCGGGGCGGCCTTGGTGGGTTGTCCGCCGCGGATCGGATCCGTGCGTTCGAAGTTGTGGTTGTGGCCCTGCAGGACCAGATCGACCCGGTACCGGTCGAACAGCTCGGCCCAGGCCCCGCGCACCCCACCGTCGCTGGCGCCGCCGATGCCGGTGGCGTAGGCGCATTCGTGGAAGAAGCAGACGATGAAGTCGATGTTCGGGTCCGAACGGTAGGCGGCGAGGGTGGCTTCCACCCAACTGTTCTGCGCGCCACCGGAATAGCCGAGGTTGGCCTTGATCTGCCAGCTCACCTCATTGGCGTCCAGCGACAGCACCGCCAGATTGCCGTAGGTGAAGGAGTACACCGAGGGGCAGCCGGCCGGGCCGTTGTCCGGGAAATCCAAGCGGGCCGTGAGCCCGCCGTAGCCGTGGTTGCCGTAGACGGCTTCCATATCGTGGTTGCCGGTCGCGAACATCCACGGCACCCGGGCCGCGCTGCTCTCGATGGCCTGCAGATAGGTGTCCCACACGAACGGGTTGTAGGCGTCGATGTCCTCGGTCTCGGCCTTGCCGTTGGGGACGAACCAGTCCGGGCCGCCACCGTGCGAGGTGTCGGCGTAGCAGATGTCACCGGCCAGAATGTGGAATTCCGGGTTGCTGGCGACGATCTGGCGCTGGATGTTCTCCGCGTTGCGGGAGCCGGGGGCGTCGCCCTCGCCGTTCTTGTTGCGGTAGGCCCCCGACGGCATGCCCGCGGGCAGCGCCGGGGTGTCGTCGATTCCCTGATCGCCCATCATGGTGAAACGGAACGGCAGCAGCGCCGCCCGCGAGGACGGCATGGCCGTGCTCGCCGAGAGCACGTCGCTGCTGTAGCCGTCGGCGGTGCGCCAGCGGTAGAAGTGCGGCATGCGGCCGGGCAAGCCGTCGACGGCCGAGTGCACGTAGAACTGTTCGGCCGACAGCACTCCCCCGTCGGTGCGCGGGAGCTGGGTGACCAGATTGCGCACCTCGGCCTCGACGGTGGCCCCCAGCGCGGGGGTCGGGCCGTGATCCAGAA from Nocardia tengchongensis includes:
- a CDS encoding cytochrome c oxidase assembly protein, which codes for MDAMLSGEVARILTHPATASVLILLLPWVLFLSPWFEAVLRHGGVDAFTRILVVAIGFVYFYSRLQIDPVPRHFTQGLSLLITVGESLADGILGIVLWLGPLVAAGYYGALGRTWGPDVRLDQTIGAGILWLLGDLLGLIYSLVVMRRFADDEKRKAGEMDAELDAVEEVEPESTGLWWENDPQLRARFRR
- a CDS encoding cytochrome c oxidase assembly protein, with the protein product MDQIQTPLHLSSVVSAWRWDTSTLLVTALLGVAYLACFLIGRRRGEQLPVSRAVYFGVAGLGVWLYSGIGMPGVYSDTLFWVRALQVLLLLYVVPFALAAGAPFTVLRAALGPAGRKRWTPCFPVRSPGYSPIRRRPRC
- a CDS encoding metallophosphoesterase, which translates into the protein MLNPLGSVPRTGIPAQLAARMTMDEQYDWHRSYVKRHRVSRRNFLRGGAAAAMAAGLGTAFGGRGIAYADDAPLTVGGRRVGYGDDAASQLRFSAQLLRNPGAAKVFLDHGPTPALGATVEAEVRNLVTQLPRTDGGVLSAEQFYVHSAVDGLPGRMPHFYRWRTADGYSSDVLSASTAMPSSRAALLPFRFTMMGDQGIDDTPALPAGMPSGAYRNKNGEGDAPGSRNAENIQRQIVASNPEFHILAGDICYADTSHGGGPDWFVPNGKAETEDIDAYNPFVWDTYLQAIESSAARVPWMFATGNHDMEAVYGNHGYGGLTARLDFPDNGPAGCPSVYSFTYGNLAVLSLDANEVSWQIKANLGYSGGAQNSWVEATLAAYRSDPNIDFIVCFFHECAYATGIGGASDGGVRGAWAELFDRYRVDLVLQGHNHNFERTDPIRGGQPTKAAPDNSIVYPDTDGTVYYVVGGGGAAHGTFAAGDSYRGNEKPDTFVPESTLWGSDGKAKVEAAAWSRVRFSRYSFIRVDVRPGVFASEMDVVAVDERGREFDRVTYRRLITR